AGTGGCGCTGGGGCAGGAAGCGAACGTCTGCGCCACGAACACGCTGGCCCGCGCCACCATCGGTCACCGGGTgttcgccgtcgacggcggggAAGGCGCAAGGGAGTTCAAGGAGATGGTTGTGGAGCTGATGCAGCTCGCCGGCGTTTTCAACGTCGGGGACTTCGTGCCGGCGCTCCGGTGGCTCGACCCGCAGGGCGTCGTGGCAAAGATGAAGAGGCTGCACCGTCGGTACGACAACATGATGAACGGATTCATCAACGAAAGGAAGGCCGGGGCGCAGCCCGACGGGGTCGCCGCTGGCGAGCACGGCAACGACCTTCTAAGCGTGCTGCTGGCGAGGATGCAGGAGGAGCAGAAgctggacggcgacggcgaaaagATCACCGAAACTGACATCAAAGCTCTGCTCCTGGTAAGTTCCTGATGACCGTGCCTTTTCAGATTATCGCAACACCACTTCCATGTTGACAtgatctttcttctttctttttgtggATCGTGATAGAACCTATTCACTGCGGGGACGGATACGACATCGAGCACGGTGGAGTGGGCACTGGCGGAGCTGATCCGGCACCCGGACGTCCTCAAGGAGGCCCAGCATGAGCTTGACACCGTCGTCGGTAGGGGTCGTCTCGTGTCCGAGTCTGACCTTCCACGCCTCCCCTACCTCACCGCGGTGATCAAGGAGACGTTTCGGCTTCACCCGTCAACGCCGCTCTCACTGCCTCGGGAGGCTGCAGAGGAGTGTGAGGTGGACGGCTACCGTATCCCCAAGGGCGCTACCCTCCTAGTCAACGTCTGGGCTATAGCCCGTGACCCGACCCAATGGCCCGACCCGCTACAGTACCAGCCTTCTCGGTTTCTCCCCGGCAGGATGCATGCAGACGTGGATGTCAAGGGTGCTGATTTCGGCCTGATACCATTCGGAGCAGGACGGAGAATATGCGCTGGCCTTAGTTGGGGCTTGCGGATGGTCACACTGATGACTGCCACGCTAGTGCACGGGTTCGACTGGACCTTGGCTAACGGCGCGACTCCGGACAAGCTCAACATGGAGGAGGCCTATGGGCTCACCTTGCAGAGGGCCGTGCCGTTGATGGTCCAGCCCGTGCCAAGGCTGCTTCCATCGGCTTATGGAGTATAAAACCGGTCTACTTACTAGTACCACTTTAAATTAAGGTCAGAAATCGGTGGAGACTACTTGCAGTGTTGGCCGCATTATATGAcgtattattttgttttgtttgttggTGGAAAAATAAAGTAGTCTATCTCAGTGTTATCTGGCACTAAAGGAACTCTAGAAATGGTGGCAAAATAGAGTACTATCGTGGAATCATAAAAAAGGATTATTTGGTGTATAATACAGAAAAATTTATGAACACGCTGGTATATATGAGTTACTTGCTCCGTTTTACGTTATaagtcgttttatttttttcctagttaaatttctttaagtttaaccaagtatatagaaaaatataatagtattttcaacccaaaacaaacatattatttcCTCCGTTACattatgtaagactttctagcattccCCAAATTCATAGAGATGTTAATAAattagacacatatataaaacATATACATTGATCAATGGATGAATCTAGATAAGACCAAGAAATCTtacaatataaaacggagggagtattaaaatatgttcaatgataaatttaataaaactagtttgatattttagatgttgctaaatttttctgtaaatttaatcaaacttaataaagtttgactatgaaaaaaaatcaaacgacttataatatgaaacggaagaagtactAGCAAAAATATcggtgcgttgcaacaggtgaaGACACTTTTCGATTGATAAAAACTCTGCCATTTTAAATGACAAACCAAAACAAGTCAAACAAAATAATATGGCAAAACAAAGTTAGAAATCATATATAGCATTGAATCCGGTTGCGCTCGCTTCATGCGTCATCACACGAAGAATTAAATTGAGACATCGACTTaaattaactaagatatatgataaataggtgtTTACAtcgacaagattagagtgtcgaAGCCCTAGCCCCGTAGATAAAACCAACCATAACAAGCCTTACTCCTCATCGGAAATCgaagccgatgcagcccaactcgaaacAATAACTCGTCGAGAAAGATGAAAATAAAAAGGGTGGTGATACACCgaagttgtattgatcgagagatattTTACAAGGGCCCcgagtgtacatatttatactcatGGGTAGGTACTAGTCCTTATTGGGTAAGAtacaaactttcctaaagataaaataaaatatacaagTCATAATCGGACTCTAAACAATCTttcctaaaaataaaaggaaactaactgACTCTGCATAATTAATATAATTAATAGACAGAATTAAACTGCCATGTCGTGGTCTTCACGATTCCTCCTTGAACTTGGTTTGTTCGGGATAGGTTTCCATCGGCTAATTGACTTCTTTTCTTAACCGAATCCACTAAAgaatcttaccaaaatttgacgtTAACACCAATACCTCGTGTATTGACCTACCTCTTGTTGTTGTTTTTAGTCTTGTTTGCAGGAAGCAGGTGTTTGAGCCGGTTACCGGAGTTTCTATGGATAGTTCTTTTTAGGATGATTCCTAGTCGGTTGCCTATGTGGTTTTGGTATGTGGGCATACCGAAGAACTTGTATATTTGTTCCATTGCATTTGAAATACTCTTTTGTTTGGCTACTTGGGCCAACTATCTTGTATGATTCTTGTACCGCTAAGTTATATATAAGAGCCACCTTTTCTACTGATGTGCCATATATATTGTATGGATGTGATAACAATGTTGTGGATGTGTGTACTAGCCACGGATCATGAGACTAGTACAGTGTATGCTCCAAGTATTCAGGAATTCCAACCTCGGGTGCTGACAATCTTAGTCCTCCGACGATTGAGATTGGTACGATGTAGTGGCGACAACGGCCGGAACCACACCAACATCCTAGTCACAGTGTCGGGCTGCACCTTGAACATGTTCTTCCGTACGCGCTCCTGCTTCGGCACAACATGCCTCCACCCGCCGGCAAGGTGTCGCTCCAGCCTGCATGCATCCATgtcgtcgctgccgctgctCCGCACCATCATGCACTCCCTCAGCTTGTCAATGTCCCGTACCAAGCTGCTCTATTGCCATGTGGATGTGCAGCAGGTGGCTGTCATCAGGGAGGCTGATCGCATCCCACACCATCGACGTCCTCTCCCTCAGCGACTCCATCATGGGATCCATGTACGACCGCGTGTTTAGGTATATGTGTGTCGGCTCGTCGATGCCTCTCTTGGTGTACTGGTACTTGGCGATCTACCGCGTCACCATCACCTCCCTTTCGTCGGCATGGGGTAGTAATGCGCAATCAGTGTCGCTGGTAGCGGGCCGTGTGCTGCATGGCTGATATTCGTTGCCAAGTACGCGGAGAGGATATGGGCGCTCTACAATGGAAACATGAGCAGCATCCAGAGCACTCTCGAGAATCAGAATGACAACGATGACGACAACGAGAAGGAAGAAGAGCATCCTGAAGTGTCTGCCTTTAGTGGAGAGCAAACTTGCAAAGATCTCCTGCTTTATGCTCACTCCCAGTACAGTTTGATGTATGCAAGACCACCTTGGTTGAATCCTCTCTTGCGCTGTTCTCGATCCCGACAGGTACTGGGATGGATGAGATCGGCGTTGCAGCATAGACCGGAAAGACGATGGATCCGACTTGGGTCCATACCAATGGTGTCCGAGTTGGATCTCCTGAGCCAAAGTTGGTGCAAATGTAGTTGTCGGAGTAGCTTGAAGTCATCTTGGCaaaaccttgagcaccaagttccCCTCCCTGGCGCgtcactgtcgacgggggatacccgtagaccgtaTTCTGAGGGTACTGGGGTACGTTGGTATGATGATCTACATGATATAACATCAAGCATACAAAATACAAGAATTATATTGGTTCAAACCCCTCGTAAGGTAATaccctaatccagtttataagGGATTATAGAAGAAACCACAAAGTACAAAAGAGAACAATTGAACTCCGAGATTACTGATGCGATCCTTGTCGAGAGGAGCTCGACGAGATCTATCGGCGAATAGGCTTCAAGTCCTGCGGATTGCTTCTGTGGTGGCGGGTGTTTTGCACTCAGGATCCGATGCCCTGTACCCCTCAGGGGGTATGTATTTGTACCGAGGATCATCTTGGTCACCAAGTAGAACTTGGAGACATCGAACCCCATATGATACAATACAGTCCTTCCCTTCTCAGAGTAGGATATTGATACGGTCCTACTCGTGAAGGATATTTCCCACACGAATTCACTGGTTTCCTTATTTTACATGTATCCTACTGTATTCGTATATCTCATGatgtcatgcccagaaattgacgaaccagaatttctaagctgaatgtgcattaaaacccctaTCCAGGACCAGTCAGGGTATACAAACAACAATTGTTGATATACatatccacgtcttacaaacatataaaatattacaaATGCAACGGAAAGATAAAAATGAGCTAAACTTGAAAGCTTGACTCCTGTAGCAAGGCGAccccactccacaggcatccttgacggcagcgacgaaaccgaCTCCTCTGAGAGACCTCCAACTGAGCAGCACtccaactctggtgtggggaagagagagcaagactgagtactacctaCTATACTTAGCAAATCATACCGGAAGAGAAGGTATGATGCAATATATATCCAAAGGAGTCTAAAGATTCATTCGCATAAAGCAAGCATTcaaaaacagtagttgaaagcagtaaaactgTAGTAGtgaattaagcaatattaatcatcACTGTCTAACGCTACACCACATTGCAAcaagcccaaccaaccacctgaactacttcagttcattaagctaattaTTAAGGATttgactaatcacggtgaatctggttgatcgcccataaccgtgggcacggttattcgaatagttttactctagccagaggtgtacaactgtacccacaacacacaattccacacatgttgccatgccccgaaataccaccaTGGTACTGTAAAgagggaaatcgtgacaagacccatTGCATAactctcccctaaccatccacactaCGCtgaggtttcacccccacccctaaCCCAGAGTGGGCAGTCCCCCCGTGTGCCGTGGTGAATCCGGAAGATGGACAACTGGACACCCCgcccgacccaactccatcacgcccacccttgccatcggtgcctaggaaagggtcgagctatactacaagtcaaacagttacccattcccgcttgtggtaggcacggtaagtcttccagggtttcccgtgaaccggtccttaattgccatgggcgcgaccagcaaaaccatgcacccacagcccaccattcagtcgcattttaatTTGATAATTATGACCAACGAAACATGGCtggatgtctcgagcacgctgCTCATCATGATACTAAGTGTCTAATAATGTAATTATCCCATTATGTGAACTAGTggatctaagcatggctaaccatttcctaaaccaacatctagtcaaaTTGATACCcgagttatcaatggcataagggaaataatatatggctgagtaataggacccatccccacatgatattgtaaaataatgcaacatttaatagcaagcgggacatttgtaaattgagtacaatatgatcaattgtaatgcatgacttgccttgttcTCGTACTCATGAGATCTCTGCAACGACCTCGAGGTATTGCGGAGCGACGAAATGGCCAAAATCAACGCGACAAaccaagcaaaacatgctataagtctactgaaatagaaaaaaaaaaccatttttaatggattctagggatttttatgaatttactaagACTTGAATAAACTtaaactaggggtgaaaacggagtgGATTCAGACGGATAATAGCTATACCATATCCTAAACCATTTTTTTAAGCGGATACGGAGCGGGTGTGGATGACGTGCGGATGCGGATGCGAAGCAGATTATTTCCGACGTCGGATTCGGTGCGGAGTCGGTACGGACTCGGTTCGGAAACGGACAAAAAGTTATCGGATGTCAAGTTTGTATTCAATCCATACAACAAGAGGGCGGCAATACAATTAGCCCCAATACGATGGCAAAACATCATTAGTTCACTGTGTTCAGTTCAATAGTAATAGTATAACTATAAGTGATGGCAAAACATCATTAGTTCACTGCGTTCAGTTCAATAGTAATAGTATAACTATAAGTAATAAGTGTTCAGTTCAATAGTTCACTAGTCAAAATAATCCAAGATACATCTATGATCCATCAAAAACATAATACAAGTGTTCAGTTTAATAATTCACCGGTCACTACGTTGCTTAAACTGTAGAATAAAAGTCATCGGCATGAGGCAAGCCATACAGGCATACAGCAACAGCAAGCATAGAGCAGTAGAGCACCCCTATGCAGTGCTACACGCAGCATACTACATACAGGCATACAGCAGTAGTAGTACAGGTGTACAGCACAAAACACACAGCAGTGAGCGGCGGCGCTAGCAGCCTCCTGCAGCCGGTAGCGGCGCTAGCAGcctgcagccggcggcggcggcgctagccgAGGAGGATCGGCTGGCTTGTGTTGGGGAGGAGCGGCCACCGCGCAGGGTCGCCGTCGCACTGTGCCGCCGCGCTACTATCTCCGACTCCTCAACTAACGGCTGAGGGACGGCACAGAGAGAGAGCCAGAGACGGATCTGGGGGATGAGGAGAGGATTAGGTTAGGCCGGGTTGGGCTATTAGGCTAGCTAGGTGGGCCTGAAAGTTGTTGTGTGGCCTGAAATTTGCGGATTATCCGCCAAACAGTACATCGGATAATCCGCATCCGTTGGATATCGTTCATACCACATCCACATCCACATCCGCATGACAaaatccgcatccgcatccgcatccggcCGGATATCTAAAAACCCTTACCATATCCTCACATTGGACGGATTCGgagcggatcggatcggataatatccgctccgttttcacccctaacttAAACAGATCTACTAAGACTTGAATAGACTTAAATGGAGCacagatgaattagttatgatttttagaagattattactgtttttactataaacaggAAAGTCCTTAAtattttattgcgcaataaagcccagggctgacgtcagcccaatatataaagctcaactagtcaagttataataacccgaggtatcaaggaataaagtgatcaagaacaaaagggctataacaaacaataggttaattccacccaatgacattcaaaaataaatgcagtagttgaatagaaacaatagctttaaacgggatcaacatgctcaaagggttgtttgggatctatgtgacttgcctttctggccttggaactcttcaaattcttctcctgcaaacTCAGACTCTCCGGGAACATcggaatctaaagagaaaagagcaaaatcacccaaacagcacataaacaagcatgaacagtacatgtggctatttttaacatgtagatcttaattttagaaaaatttagagacttgaaccaactaaatccaagctaagatgaattagttatgaatttttaaagattaaatcggattaaaacacttatatggcttttaattgaattatgacgcaataatgaattattttggaaaagaaaaaggggattattgcgtcatcggctagggttcgcggtagaccgggtgcacggcggcggctcacggaaacgaacggccgagatcgatccatccaaaacgaacGGCTGGGATCTATCGGCCCACGACCGGTCCACGGGAcatggcgacgatgacgtcatcaccggcggcggctcgggcgcgcaagctCGTCGGTGAACGATGACACGACGGCGCTAACGAAGAGCACCAAAATGATGCGAGCGACgtggcgaactcaccggtgaccaaaacagcgGCGGAAgctcaacggacggcgacggcgacgaggaagaagcggcgacgaccttcggcttgacaacgacggcggtgctccggcggtcttcggtaAAAACGGAAGACGGGATGAGGATGGCGACGGCTTGGCGAACCCGAtggtggccttcccgagcgacgacgacaaccggagcggcggcggcgcatggctggacaagcggcggcgacggcggcgctaggctacacggcgctagggttctatcggcgacgagaggcgaaggcgagggtggcgacggatAGCGGAGACACCgtgggtccttttataggggctaggaggcggcgacgaaggcccatggcgaccggcgacgtgatggaaagattagggttcggggagagagacgaatccgattcgagatcgaatccacggatttccaaacgattttagccgacgattccaaaagagaaaaggtagagtggATCGCGGGGATCAATTTCCCTCTATCAATTTCACCGGATCAGGAAAGAGATGAACGAAtttggaagggcggcggcggcgcagctcggctagggttcggccgggcgacggcTGGAGGTAGacgaagactgacaggtgggccccacctgtcagcgggcggacgcgcgcgcgcgagctgcggctcggctgcgggccgacttgggcctgggaggagagagagaaggtttcgGACCGACTTTCGGCCTAAAGCCAAAagagaactttttaaaactttttccaatttaatttattcatgaaatacaattccatttattaaaaatacttccttggctcaaataaatcccagaaaaatctaggaaatATAGAATCAactaaagtatttaataaaattttatctggcccacttttatattggaatttattatttaaaattagatcttttcttctagacctttaaaatcatttctaataattccaattaaacaacaatttatatatttaggatttttagggtgtgataGGCGGTGACACATAGAGGAATAGAGGAGAGGGATTAGGGGTGGAGAGGACAACCACGACGGCTATCGTGGCCGGCTGGAGATGGAGAAAAATGGAGATGCTCACCGGAGGACCAAGGGAATGGTGTTTTggtgggattccggcgacgcgaggtGGTGGCCAAGGTagctcttgcggcggcgaagctaacggaGGTGGTTGCACAGTGTGGCGGTGGCGGTAGAGGGCACTGGAGGAGGCGGTGAGGTAGGAAAAAGAGACAGGAGGCTCGGGGGAGTGTTTTTATAGGTGAGGGGGAGGCGGCCCTATCTCGGCGGTGACGACGtgggggaggtggagagagagagtgagagggaTTCAAATTAAATCCCGCCCCATGCGGGCATGTGCGCGCGGGCAGGAAGGCAGAGTAGTGGGCGGTGACGTGGGGCCGGGTGCGGGGCGCgaagtgggcgcgggaggagcggggaaaGCGGGCGTCGTGGACGCGGCGGTTGGGACGGCGGTTGCCGCTATCGGCTAGAGGAAGGGGACAGGTCCGATaggtagggcccacctgtcagtgtccaggagagaggagggagggggcgcgggCTGTTGACgatccttaaatcataatatctaaccgtcaatacctgcatataatgaaataaaatatggtatccaACATAATGGTAGGgcttatttctaacaatttccacgaGTATTGGTGTATATTCACATGCAGGTGACAAACTACCAAAGTTGAGAGGAAATATACataaaggaggaggagaatcaaACTCGTGTCTGAACTTATGGAGTTTTGGACCCAAAAACCCAATTAAACACCTCCAAATGGCCCAATCCACCATGCCAATGGGCTGAGGGCCTCAAAATTAGTGTTCACGAGGCAAAACGGGCCGAACGGAGCCGTCCtgggttcagccgaaccaccagttcggccgaaccggTTTGGTCTCCGTTCATCGCCATCTTCCATGTGTACGCTCCTGATCACTTCCCAATGGCGGTTGTGGGGCATTTCCGACAATTCCCATCAATGTAACCAtcatttggagcctatataAAGAGGAGCTCGCTCTCATTCACagcacacaactttgagctgaattacaagaggctctattgtatattttgtacattagagagtgaggggaagctctggaggagtgcccggatgtttggcgctcatccgacttctacctcgacgagtgtagtttcgtaggaggaattctggaggagtaccggagctgtcgaTAAACTCTGCTCCGGGTTTGGAGAACTTCTTCAAAtaagtaagcattcgtgttcctttattatgttatttaattactttatctaagtaagatagatttccatatttgcgggttcattgtttagtattcgtaCTAAGCACTCTAGTACTAGGATTCCGGATAGAGAAGGAAATTCCTGCGTAAGTATTAGAgcagtaattaataacttagacgtggtgtctaggttagagattacttttgtttgttgtgtatcccacggatttgtcaaaGGTAGCCCTGAATCCCatcctagtaatcctccacaTTCGGATATATCATAgtgctatagccggaaccacgctggcagaccagcaggggtcggtgcccgaagcaataGATATGAAATTACAtttgcttagcttagataattaaaacccatagaaagtcctctctagcctagccTGCCTACCATCTGTTGTTGTTcttggatagtcttagccttatgtagattacacacgttctCTGAGTTTGATATCCTTTTGgagtcacccgaaggtgaagtgctacagcggtattccgtgcgcttgcggatttatcagtggtcgtaagaaataccaacacggGCCGGCCAAACAAGGGAACGGCATGGGAAAGGAgttgggccgacggcccaagaaagaaaaagaagaaaaggaaaaagaggaaaaagaaaaagggattcATGTGATTTATATATTGCATAGAATTGATTTTAAtcggttaaaattatttccgaGGCGCTGAAAATTTcgctaaaaatcctgttaatgtatTGTGACATGTGGAACTTAAGAAAAATTCCACGATACCAATTGCATTTATTAGTTAAGGttcatctctaggttaaattaaacaatttcttcagataatttattaaataaattttaaagctAGAAAGGGGAACTTTAGGGGCATGATACATGACCATAGGATATAGGGTATGCATTATCCCCTGACAGAAAACTCTATTCATCCCTTAAGGGAATATACCCTTATttttgcatgtcacttaaaaGTTATCAAAAAGAATTTGAAACAAATTAGTAAGATAGATCATTATGTGATAtgtcactccacaaacatgcacgttcaaattcaacttatacaagtagaaacaaaaataaaaaattttgacTATTCAATATGAATAAAATGTGTAATTTGCGATCAAAATTGTTAGAATTGTATAAGTCGAAATTCAACTTGCATGTTCGTggaaaaatatatcatatgttgatctatatatttttatttttttatgacttttttaTGATTACTGCAATTGTTTTAAAATTGAGAAAGTACCAAAATAACAAATAATGATACAGAAGGTGGTAATCAGGGAAATAAACTAGTAAAACATTGATAagtgtgaaataaaataatacaaaAGTTGATATGAAGAATAAACTAGTAGTACATATTGTGGTAGTTgggaaataaattaataatgtgtCTAAatcacaaaatttatatattgtGACAAATTTGAAAGATAAAATCATCTATCCTGAGACAGACTGACGGAGGGATCGGAGTACCCCGTAACaaataaagaagaagaagaaaataataacaataatagtaatagtaaaagaagaaaaaggccTATTTCACTTCTTGGAGGCCCATTAGCAACAAGCGGCCCATTCCCAAGCTGGCATGAGGCATCTTAGGGCTTGTGCCGGTGTGCCCTCACCTGCTGCCCTCCCACCCCACcactctccctcctctctctttcctcccaACCTCTTGCGGCCACACGAGCCAAGCAGCGAGACCCCCGGATCGAAACGCacaccggcggcgatggcgatggcggcgctgcGACGGGACGGGAGGCgcgtcctcctctcctccaccccatccccggcggccgccatggccgcgcgctcccccgccgccgcccaccagtAAGATCCCCTTTCCCTTTTCCCGCTCCGcctcccccccctctctctctccgccagATCCGCCTCCGGTTCGATTCGTCCGTCTCCGCTGGATCTGGCTGCGGATCTGGTGTTCCCGTGGGCGAGTTTATTGGGCGACCAGTGGATTCATTACCCTCGGATTTGAGGCGCATCTAGGGCGAATTGGAGTTGGTGCTTGCGGCTGCGAAATGTATGTGTGGGTGTGTTATGGGTTGTGGTGGTGATTGCGTAGACGAAGGATTTGtagtctccttttcttttcccacCTTTAGTGGACGAGATTGGAATCCGTATGAACTTTGGCTGCATCCCCTTATGGATTATGAAATGGATGTGAATGCTGGAAAAGGGTTCTGATGCACTGCtacaagggagaaaaaaaatccatatgtaGTTGTAACTTTAATCTCACATGCTGTTGACTGGTTCGGCATGTTGTTTGGTTTGTGATTGTCCACACGGATTGCAACCGCTCATAAAGTATGACTTGTATAGAAACCACTCATGTTTCTGGTGGGTTTTACTCTCATTGTCTTGCATTGAATGATTAGTACGAAATGTGCAGTGTCATAGATGTCATTTCTTGTTTGTTAAAATTGTAGCCTCGTATAGCTGGTTACTTTTGTTGCAAACAATATGACATTATATTGTTAATTGCACATTTTTATCGTGCATGTAAGTATTTACACCAAATTCCTTGGAATTATCTCTCTGCATGATCCATGCTTTTGTTATACATGACTGCTCGATTTCTCTTTAAATTATTCGCTTCTTGCTTCCACTATGTATTACTTTCTAACTGAATATACTGCGTATTTAAAAACCAGGGAGATTGCCCCACTAGGCGCACGTTCTGTTTCAACACAAGTTGGTTAGGATCTTCCTTCTCTATTCTATTTCTTTCCGAACATATATATTGACCCTGGCAATTGAAGCAAATTATTGGCCCCTCAACTAATAATACTTTTTTACAGTGAGAACCCGCATGAAGAGTGTTAGGAACATCCAGAAGATTACAAAAGCAATGAAGATGGTTGCAGCATCAAAGCTTCGAGCTGTTCAAATAAGAACAGAAAATTCACGTGGTCTATGGCAGCCATTCACCGCTCTTCTTGGGGATGTCCCTAGTATGTTATGTTTCGTTGTAGTACATATTTACAGTACCTTTCTGCCGTAGTTATTATAGCTAAAGTTGATGCCTATCTTATTGAATGTCATGATATGCTAGAAGCCTATGGCTACATTAGCATGCCTGGCTGCCACAAATCAAATGTACAACCTTATTCATGATCTAGGAAGTTCATTTGATGTTGGTTCTTAAAAGTCAATGGCATTCAAGGTAAGAGATATTTGATGGTGGGTAATTATCCCTGGTAAAGAAATATGTAGATATATATACTATGGGTGAATCTTCTGAGCTATTGGTT
Above is a window of Oryza sativa Japonica Group chromosome 10, ASM3414082v1 DNA encoding:
- the LOC4348304 gene encoding flavonoid 3'-monooxygenase CYP75B3-like, encoding MDVVPLPLLLGSLAVSAAVWYLVYFLRGGSGGDAARKRRPLPPGPRGWPVLGNLPQLGDKPHHTMCALARQYGPLFRLRFGCAEVVVAASAPVAAQFLRGHDANFSNRPPNSGAEHVAYNYQDLVFAPYGARWRALRKLCALHLFSAKALDDLRAVREGEVALMVRNLARQQAASVALGQEANVCATNTLARATIGHRVFAVDGGEGAREFKEMVVELMQLAGVFNVGDFVPALRWLDPQGVVAKMKRLHRRYDNMMNGFINERKAGAQPDGVAAGEHGNDLLSVLLARMQEEQKLDGDGEKITETDIKALLLNLFTAGTDTTSSTVEWALAELIRHPDVLKEAQHELDTVVGRGRLVSESDLPRLPYLTAVIKETFRLHPSTPLSLPREAAEECEVDGYRIPKGATLLVNVWAIARDPTQWPDPLQYQPSRFLPGRMHADVDVKGADFGLIPFGAGRRICAGLSWGLRMVTLMTATLVHGFDWTLANGATPDKLNMEEAYGLTLQRAVPLMVQPVPRLLPSAYGV